The bacterium DNA window CTTGCCTGAACCACAGGCGACGTCGAGAGCCGAACCGCCCGCGACGAGGCCCGTCGCGCCGGCGGCACGCCGGCGCCACCCCGCATCCGTTCCACCCGACAGGACGGTGTTGACCAGGTCGTACCGGCGGGCGATGCGGTCGAACATCGCGCGCACTGCCTGCGGGTCGCGTTCGGAGATGGCTACGACCTCAGACTCGCTGCCAGATCGACGCGATTCCCTGCCCGACGCCAATGCACATCGCGGCGAGGCCGTACTCCGCGTCCCGGTGCGCCATCTCCCGCACCAGCGTGCCCACCAGCCGGGCGCCGCTGCTGCCGAGCGGGTGGCCGAGCGCGATGGCGCCGCCGTTGACGTTCACCCTCTCCCCATCCAGCCCGAGCAGCCGGATGCAGGCGAGGGACTGCGAGGCGAACGCCTCGTTGAGCTCGACCACACCCATGTCCGAAGCCCGCAACCCCGCCTTCTCGAGGGCCTTCAGCGACGCGGGCACCGGGCCGATCCCCATGTAGTCGGGATGGACACCGGCCGGCGCCCCCGCCACCAAGCGCGCCAGCGGCTTCACGCCACGCTCCCTCGCTTTCGAGTCCGACATGAGAACCAGCGCGGTCGCTCCGTCATTGAGGGGAGATGCGTTGCCGGCCGTGACCGAACCGTCCTTGCCGAACGCCGGGCGCAGCCTGGCGAGCGCCTCCAGCGAGGTGTCGGGCCGGGGACCCTCGTCCGCGATCAAACGGATTGGACCGCCCTCGGCGCCGCCCCTGTGCGGTGGCACGTCGACGGGGACGATCTCCTCCGCGAGCCGGCCCGACTGCTGCGCCGCGACCGCCAGCTGATGGCTGCGAAAAGCGAAGGCATCCTGTTCCTCGCGCGAGACCTCGTACTTCTGCGCCACCCGCTCGGCCGTCTCCCCCATCTGGAGCGTGCCGTACAGCTCGGCCATCTTCGGGTTCACCAGCCTCCAGCCGAGAGCCGTGTCGTAGGCGGTCTGAGGGCCGCGCGGGAAGGCGCCGTCCGGCTTGGGCATGACCCAAGGGGAGCGCGTCATGCTCTCGACGCCGCCGGCGATGACGATGTCGGCGCCGCCGGTCTGGATCTCACGCGCCGCGCTGATCGTCGCCTGCATTCCCGACCCGCAGAGGCGGTTGACCGTCTGGCCCGGAACGTCGACGGGAAACCCGGCGAGCAGCAGCGCCATGCGCGCGACGTTGCGGTTGTCCTCGCCCGCCTGGTTGGCGCAGCCCATGATCACGTCTTCGACCTCGGCCGGTTCGATGCGCGCCCGCTCGCAGACCGCTTTCAGCACGATCGCCGCGAGGTCGTCGGGCCGGATGTCCTTCAGCTGCCCGCCGTAGCGGCCCATCGGCGTGCGGGCGGTGGCGACGATGACCGCGTCACGCAGCTCGGGCATTACCTGGTCTTGGCGCGTTTGGCGAGAAAGGCCTGCACGCCCTCGGCGAACTCGGGGCTGGCGGCCTGAGCTTCCTGCAGGTACGACTCGAACTCGAGCGCCTCCTCGTAGCTCGACTCCAGAGCGTGGTTGACCGCGCGCTTGGCCGCCGCCATGGCCTGCTTGGGCTGTGAGGCGAGATGTCCGGCGAGCTCACGCACCTCGGCGTCGAGACGGTCGGCGGGCACCAGGCGGTTGATGACCCCAAGCCGGTGCGCGTCCGCCGCCGCCAGCGGCCTGCCCGTGAAGAGCATCTCGTACGCCACCCCGGTGCCGGCGAGCCGGGGCAAAAGCCAGCTGACGCCGCCGTCGGGAGCCAGGCCGAGGTTGACGAACGCTTCCATGATGTAGGCCTCCGGTACGGCGATGCGAATGTCGCACGCGAGCGCGTAGCTGGCGCCGATGCCGACAGCCGGTCCGTTCATCGCGCAGATGACAGGTTTCGGCATGGTGCGCAGCCGGTTCAGCATCGGCATGTACTCGTCGCGGAGGACGTTGCCGACGTCCTCCGGCGATCTCATGCCACCCTCACCGACCATCTCGGTGACGTCTGCGCCCGAGCAGAAGGCGCGGCCGGAGCCGGTCAGCACGACCACCCGGACGGCCTCGTCGCGCTCCGCCTGCTTGATCGCCTCGCCGAGCTGCCGCCGCGTCAGCGCCCCGATGGCGTTCATCTTCTCGGGCCGATCGAGCCGGATCCAGCCCGCGCCGCCCTCGACCTCAACCTTCACGTGCTGCTCGACTTCAGTCGCCATCCCTCACCGTCCTCAACAATCAGCCTCGACGCCGCGGGGACCCATTGGCCCTCATCTGCCTCTGAAGCTTGGGCGTCTCTTTTCCAGGAAGGCGTGCATGCCTTCTTTCTGGTCCTCGGTCGAGAAAAGGAAATAGAAGCTCTTGCGCTCCGCCGCCAACCCCTCCGAGAGCGGGGCCTCAAACGCTTTGAGCACCGCTTCCTTGGCCATGCGGAGCGCAAGGGGAGCCTTGGACGCCAGCTGCCGTGCCGTGC harbors:
- a CDS encoding thiolase family protein, translating into MPELRDAVIVATARTPMGRYGGQLKDIRPDDLAAIVLKAVCERARIEPAEVEDVIMGCANQAGEDNRNVARMALLLAGFPVDVPGQTVNRLCGSGMQATISAAREIQTGGADIVIAGGVESMTRSPWVMPKPDGAFPRGPQTAYDTALGWRLVNPKMAELYGTLQMGETAERVAQKYEVSREEQDAFAFRSHQLAVAAQQSGRLAEEIVPVDVPPHRGGAEGGPIRLIADEGPRPDTSLEALARLRPAFGKDGSVTAGNASPLNDGATALVLMSDSKARERGVKPLARLVAGAPAGVHPDYMGIGPVPASLKALEKAGLRASDMGVVELNEAFASQSLACIRLLGLDGERVNVNGGAIALGHPLGSSGARLVGTLVREMAHRDAEYGLAAMCIGVGQGIASIWQRV
- a CDS encoding enoyl-CoA hydratase, whose amino-acid sequence is MATEVEQHVKVEVEGGAGWIRLDRPEKMNAIGALTRRQLGEAIKQAERDEAVRVVVLTGSGRAFCSGADVTEMVGEGGMRSPEDVGNVLRDEYMPMLNRLRTMPKPVICAMNGPAVGIGASYALACDIRIAVPEAYIMEAFVNLGLAPDGGVSWLLPRLAGTGVAYEMLFTGRPLAAADAHRLGVINRLVPADRLDAEVRELAGHLASQPKQAMAAAKRAVNHALESSYEEALEFESYLQEAQAASPEFAEGVQAFLAKRAKTR